The Burkholderia cepacia ATCC 25416 genome includes a window with the following:
- a CDS encoding GFA family protein encodes MTRTHSASCLCGTVTVTLRGEPAARANCHCATCRDFYGTPMLSATAWPPEQVAVEGDHATFPHPAKSMSRMYCASCGEIVCGTNRFGMRVVPNSLAARAHGGQLPGDLQPTMHLFYRHRVIDVVDALPKFLDGWDGPTLDDAN; translated from the coding sequence ATGACCCGAACGCATTCCGCGAGTTGCCTGTGCGGAACCGTCACCGTGACGTTGCGCGGCGAGCCGGCGGCGCGCGCGAACTGCCATTGCGCGACCTGCCGCGATTTCTACGGCACGCCGATGCTGTCCGCGACCGCGTGGCCGCCGGAGCAGGTGGCCGTCGAGGGCGACCATGCGACGTTCCCGCATCCGGCGAAGTCGATGTCGCGCATGTATTGCGCGTCCTGCGGCGAGATCGTATGCGGCACCAACCGGTTCGGCATGCGCGTCGTACCGAACAGCCTGGCCGCGCGTGCGCACGGCGGGCAACTGCCCGGCGACCTGCAGCCGACGATGCACCTGTTCTACCGGCACCGCGTGATCGACGTCGTGGACGCGCTGCCGAAATTCCTCGACGGCTGGGACGGCCCGACCCTCGACGACGCGAACTGA
- a CDS encoding molybdate ABC transporter substrate-binding protein has product MTSIPMQPPSPSPSPLPRRRRTLRAALAAWLCCASALSLAAPAGPAANVFPPWQDGRNNDATHRGLEFTVPQVDVLADFHGDLTAPKLVLFVGGNYFFAMAPLVAKFEEDHPEYRGRIYWETIPPGLLVKQIQAGGTITVGNMTWTVKPDAYFAGLGKIDGLIADGTLVGPAVPYVTNQLTIMVRAGNPKRIASLNDLARPDVQLAMPNPAFEGVARQIRASLVKAGGDALARTVYDDKVRAGTTELTHIHHRETALFLMQGRADAGVLWQSEAAFQEQVGHPLMHIDIPAEQNTTAIYAGAMVKDAPHPEAARAWLAFIRSPAAFGIFQRYGFGRYDAATPPQHLAPAQQEKQPDAG; this is encoded by the coding sequence ATGACATCGATCCCCATGCAACCGCCATCGCCATCGCCATCACCGTTGCCGCGCCGTCGGCGCACGCTGCGCGCCGCGCTGGCCGCCTGGCTCTGCTGCGCATCGGCGCTGTCGCTCGCCGCGCCGGCCGGCCCCGCCGCGAACGTCTTCCCGCCCTGGCAGGACGGCCGCAACAACGACGCGACGCATCGCGGCCTCGAATTCACGGTGCCGCAGGTCGACGTACTCGCCGATTTCCACGGCGACCTCACCGCGCCGAAGCTCGTGCTGTTCGTCGGCGGCAACTATTTCTTCGCGATGGCGCCGCTCGTCGCGAAGTTCGAGGAAGATCATCCCGAGTACCGCGGCCGCATCTACTGGGAGACGATCCCGCCCGGCCTGCTCGTGAAGCAGATCCAGGCGGGCGGCACGATCACCGTCGGCAACATGACGTGGACGGTCAAGCCCGACGCGTATTTCGCGGGGCTCGGCAAGATCGACGGCTTGATCGCGGACGGCACGCTCGTCGGGCCGGCCGTGCCCTACGTGACGAACCAGCTGACGATCATGGTGCGCGCCGGCAATCCGAAGCGCATCGCGTCGCTGAACGACCTCGCGCGGCCCGACGTGCAGCTTGCGATGCCCAATCCTGCATTCGAAGGCGTCGCGCGGCAGATCCGCGCGTCGCTCGTGAAGGCCGGCGGCGACGCGCTCGCGCGTACCGTCTACGACGACAAGGTGCGCGCCGGCACGACCGAGCTCACGCACATCCACCATCGGGAAACCGCGCTGTTCCTGATGCAGGGGCGCGCGGACGCGGGCGTGCTGTGGCAATCCGAGGCGGCGTTCCAGGAACAGGTCGGGCATCCGCTGATGCACATCGACATTCCGGCCGAGCAGAATACGACTGCGATCTATGCGGGCGCGATGGTGAAGGATGCACCGCATCCGGAAGCCGCGCGTGCATGGCTCGCGTTCATCCGGTCGCCGGCAGCGTTCGGAATCTTCCAGCGCTACGGCTTCGGCCGATACGATGCGGCGACACCGCCGCAGCACCTCGCGCCGGCGCAGCAGGAGAAGCAGCCCGACGCGGGCTGA
- a CDS encoding c-type cytochrome translates to MNDTVHTPRRRFAPLLLAAATLLAGHARADDATLGKTLATQGSTTGVAACIGCHGGQGEGNAAAGFPRLAGTSAAYLSAQLAAFADGSRQNPVMQPLSKLLTPHERDAVSAYFASLPAPAGIVAADDTSIDPANTGAWLATRGRWSQGLPACAQCHGPGGLGVGSAFPPLSGQPAAYIAGQLNGWKHGTRPPGPMALMPAIAGKLSDADIDAVAAYYARGGAAQGDKR, encoded by the coding sequence GTGAACGATACGGTGCACACACCGCGACGCCGGTTCGCGCCGCTGCTGCTCGCCGCGGCGACGCTGCTGGCCGGCCACGCGCGCGCGGACGACGCGACGCTCGGCAAGACGCTCGCGACACAGGGTTCGACGACGGGCGTCGCCGCCTGCATCGGCTGCCACGGCGGCCAGGGCGAAGGCAACGCGGCGGCCGGCTTCCCGCGCCTCGCGGGCACGAGCGCCGCGTATCTGTCCGCGCAGCTTGCCGCGTTCGCGGACGGCAGCCGCCAGAATCCCGTCATGCAGCCGCTCTCGAAACTGCTGACGCCGCACGAGCGCGATGCGGTATCCGCGTACTTCGCGAGCCTGCCCGCGCCGGCCGGCATCGTCGCCGCCGACGACACGTCGATCGACCCGGCGAACACCGGCGCGTGGCTCGCGACGCGCGGACGCTGGTCGCAAGGCCTGCCCGCATGCGCCCAGTGTCACGGCCCCGGCGGCCTCGGCGTGGGCAGCGCGTTTCCGCCGCTCTCGGGCCAGCCGGCCGCCTATATCGCCGGCCAGTTGAACGGCTGGAAACACGGCACGCGCCCGCCCGGGCCGATGGCGCTGATGCCGGCGATCGCCGGCAAGCTGTCCGACGCCGACATCGACGCAGTGGCCGCCTACTACGCACGCGGCGGCGCCGCGCAGGGAGACAAGCGATGA
- a CDS encoding c-type cytochrome, whose protein sequence is MIDRTTLIRRTRAALLGAAWLPALAFAAAPQDAPPVNASASAPSAVAPAARPFAPPAESAIPADEFGKTVKLGEQIFLHTPEFAGKYVGNKLTCASCHLDAGRRPDSSPMWAAYLLYPAYRSKNGHVNTFAERLQGCFRYSMNGKAPPAGDPILVALETYSYWLAKGAPVGTKLPGQGFLKLPPPAQKADYARGAAVYTQHCALCHGADGQGQSSGGKAVFPALWGARSFNWGAGMGDIRNAAGFIKANMPLGLGGTLTDQEAWDVATFMDSHERPQDPRFTGSVHDTRAKFHDSPDSMYGLSVNGRVLGAP, encoded by the coding sequence ATGATCGACCGCACGACGCTGATCCGCCGCACCCGCGCGGCATTGCTCGGCGCGGCCTGGTTGCCCGCGCTCGCGTTCGCGGCCGCACCGCAGGATGCACCACCGGTCAACGCTTCCGCATCCGCGCCTTCCGCCGTTGCGCCGGCAGCCAGGCCGTTCGCGCCGCCCGCCGAATCCGCGATCCCCGCCGACGAGTTCGGCAAGACCGTGAAGCTCGGCGAGCAGATCTTCCTGCACACGCCCGAGTTCGCGGGCAAGTACGTCGGCAACAAGCTGACCTGCGCGAGCTGCCACCTCGACGCGGGCCGGCGGCCCGATTCGAGCCCGATGTGGGCCGCGTACCTGCTGTATCCGGCGTACCGCAGCAAGAACGGCCACGTGAACACGTTCGCCGAGCGCCTGCAGGGATGCTTCCGCTACAGCATGAACGGCAAGGCGCCGCCGGCCGGCGACCCGATTCTCGTCGCGCTCGAAACCTATTCGTACTGGCTCGCGAAGGGCGCGCCGGTCGGCACGAAGCTGCCGGGGCAGGGTTTCCTGAAACTGCCGCCGCCCGCGCAGAAGGCCGACTATGCGCGCGGCGCCGCCGTCTACACGCAGCACTGCGCGCTGTGCCACGGTGCGGACGGCCAGGGGCAGTCGAGCGGCGGCAAGGCGGTCTTCCCGGCGCTGTGGGGCGCGCGTTCGTTCAACTGGGGCGCGGGGATGGGCGACATCCGCAATGCGGCCGGCTTCATCAAGGCCAACATGCCGCTCGGGCTCGGCGGTACGCTGACCGATCAGGAGGCTTGGGACGTCGCGACCTTCATGGACAGCCACGAACGTCCGCAGGACCCGCGCTTCACGGGCTCGGTGCACGACACGCGCGCGAAATTCCACGATTCGCCCGATTCGATGTACGGGCTCAGCGTGAACGGCCGCGTGCTCGGCGCGCCGTGA
- a CDS encoding SMP-30/gluconolactonase/LRE family protein: MSMKQIRAALLGMCMAMLAPASHAQVSYSTDWLANTYGTLAQHVGNAARSMWVAPEGVIYTASRWDENAGGVALYQNGQPMGTIGIHDEFQGGAITGNATSIFVALGYNRNFGSGSVGRYNRGTNQRDLRIPVSTWTGLPNPDVITGLATAGNLLYASDFYGNRVRVYTTDGVWQRDIGVTGPGALALDAAGNLWVARMSAGVVVQYSATGTLMNTIQMAAGARPSALYFDASTGQLLVGDQGPDMNIKLYSLAGSPQQVGTFGVQGGYLDTTSGIKGQVGDKRFTRVVGIGKDAGGNLYVLNNAWGGGWDLGRNGSTDLHSYGPTGALQWKLQALNFEAIAAPDPATDGAFFYSGNNVYTGSAGGTFVANTVDPFSYPKDPRLDMNDYQRGQHFGQLVTVGGNRILVASGQNPGNFNFYYFTPATGYIANPAGSLPGKPFNTTLQVTAGFDIDGNGDVWAGLNGSNVITRYPMTGFDATGKPSWGKPTTTAVPGTVAPVTRIIYQADSDTMILAQGLAGNWDWTAMNGHIEVYHGWKNGNTSAPNPVINLTSANPKSIAAAGHYLFVGYVHTVPNVDVFDLNTGALVTTLTNSNTSAMDVGNDVDSMYGIRAYLRSTGEYVITKDNYNGTSMIVYRWRP, from the coding sequence ATGTCAATGAAACAAATTCGGGCGGCATTGCTGGGAATGTGCATGGCGATGCTGGCGCCGGCGAGTCACGCGCAGGTGTCGTACTCGACCGACTGGCTCGCGAACACGTACGGCACGCTGGCCCAGCACGTGGGCAACGCCGCGCGCTCGATGTGGGTCGCCCCCGAGGGCGTGATCTACACGGCGTCGCGCTGGGACGAGAACGCGGGCGGTGTCGCGCTCTACCAGAACGGCCAGCCGATGGGCACGATCGGCATCCACGACGAATTCCAGGGTGGCGCGATCACCGGCAACGCGACGTCGATCTTCGTCGCGCTCGGCTACAACCGCAACTTCGGCAGCGGCTCGGTGGGCCGCTACAACCGCGGCACGAACCAGCGCGACCTGCGCATCCCGGTCAGCACGTGGACGGGCCTGCCGAATCCGGACGTGATCACCGGCCTCGCGACCGCCGGCAACCTGCTGTATGCGAGCGACTTCTACGGCAACCGCGTGCGCGTCTATACGACCGACGGCGTCTGGCAGCGCGACATCGGCGTGACCGGGCCCGGTGCGCTGGCGCTCGATGCGGCGGGCAACCTGTGGGTGGCGCGCATGAGCGCGGGCGTGGTCGTGCAGTACAGCGCGACCGGCACGCTGATGAACACGATCCAGATGGCGGCCGGCGCACGGCCGTCGGCGCTGTATTTCGACGCGTCGACGGGGCAGTTGCTGGTGGGCGACCAGGGCCCGGACATGAACATCAAGCTCTACAGCCTCGCCGGGTCGCCGCAGCAGGTCGGCACGTTCGGCGTGCAGGGCGGTTATCTCGACACGACATCGGGCATCAAGGGGCAGGTCGGCGACAAGCGCTTCACGCGCGTGGTCGGCATCGGCAAGGATGCCGGCGGCAACCTGTACGTGCTCAACAATGCGTGGGGCGGGGGCTGGGATCTCGGGCGCAACGGCAGCACCGACCTGCATTCATACGGCCCGACGGGCGCGTTGCAATGGAAGCTGCAGGCGCTGAACTTCGAGGCGATCGCCGCGCCCGACCCGGCGACCGACGGCGCGTTCTTCTATAGCGGCAACAACGTGTACACGGGCTCGGCGGGCGGCACGTTCGTCGCGAACACGGTCGATCCGTTCAGCTATCCGAAGGACCCGCGCCTCGACATGAACGACTACCAGCGCGGCCAGCACTTCGGCCAGCTCGTGACGGTCGGCGGCAACCGGATTCTCGTCGCGTCGGGCCAGAACCCCGGCAACTTCAACTTCTACTACTTCACGCCGGCGACCGGCTACATCGCGAATCCGGCCGGCTCGCTGCCGGGCAAGCCGTTCAACACGACGCTGCAGGTCACGGCCGGTTTCGACATCGACGGCAACGGCGACGTGTGGGCCGGCTTGAACGGCTCAAACGTGATTACCCGCTACCCGATGACGGGTTTCGACGCGACCGGCAAGCCGTCGTGGGGCAAGCCGACGACGACGGCCGTGCCGGGCACCGTGGCGCCGGTCACGCGCATCATCTACCAGGCGGACAGCGACACGATGATCCTCGCGCAGGGCCTCGCGGGCAACTGGGACTGGACCGCGATGAACGGGCATATCGAGGTCTATCACGGCTGGAAGAACGGCAACACGAGCGCGCCGAACCCGGTGATCAACCTGACGAGCGCGAACCCGAAATCGATCGCGGCGGCCGGCCACTACCTGTTCGTCGGCTACGTGCACACCGTGCCGAACGTCGACGTGTTCGATCTCAATACGGGCGCCCTCGTCACGACGCTGACCAACTCGAACACGTCGGCGATGGATGTCGGCAACGACGTCGACTCGATGTACGGGATCCGCGCGTACCTGCGCTCGACCGGCGAATACGTGATCACGAAGGACAACTACAACGGCACCAGCATGATCGTGTATCGCTGGCGTCCGTGA
- a CDS encoding LysR family transcriptional regulator, translated as MNWDDARVFLAVHRTGTLREAAAVLDVDQATVGRRLTALEKALGAKLFLKTSSGYVVTQVGEHSLQAAEAMERAACEFERRVQGSDDRLEGEVRVTTTDSLAMDFVVPAIRELRRKCPAIHVILTTSVQVLNLTRRDADLAIRTVMPENPDLVRRKLAEWEVGLFASREYLDAHGEPAIGAAFEGHDLVVYQPGTTSNQGHALCGESMKRGRIVAQVSSSLMLAASIRSGIGIGELPAYMAQDDDSLVRIWPDRTRAVPYQVWLVSHTDLNRTARVRAVTAEIAATFDRYR; from the coding sequence ATGAATTGGGACGATGCCCGCGTTTTTCTGGCCGTTCATCGCACCGGGACGCTGCGCGAGGCCGCGGCCGTTCTCGACGTCGATCAGGCCACCGTGGGGCGACGGTTGACCGCACTCGAGAAGGCGCTCGGTGCGAAGCTGTTTCTCAAGACATCGTCAGGTTATGTCGTGACGCAGGTCGGCGAGCATTCGCTGCAGGCCGCGGAAGCGATGGAGCGGGCGGCGTGCGAATTCGAGCGTCGCGTCCAGGGCTCGGACGATCGCCTCGAAGGCGAGGTCCGGGTCACGACGACCGATTCCCTCGCGATGGATTTCGTCGTTCCCGCGATACGGGAACTGCGCCGGAAATGTCCGGCGATACACGTGATCCTGACGACGTCGGTGCAGGTGCTCAACCTGACGCGACGCGATGCGGATCTCGCGATTCGCACCGTGATGCCGGAAAACCCCGACCTCGTGCGCCGGAAGCTCGCCGAATGGGAGGTCGGGCTGTTCGCGAGCCGCGAGTATCTGGATGCGCATGGCGAGCCCGCGATCGGAGCCGCGTTCGAAGGGCATGACCTGGTCGTCTACCAGCCCGGCACGACGTCGAACCAGGGGCACGCGCTGTGCGGCGAGTCGATGAAACGCGGACGCATCGTGGCGCAGGTGAGTTCGAGCCTGATGCTGGCGGCGTCGATCCGCTCGGGTATCGGCATCGGCGAACTCCCCGCGTATATGGCGCAAGACGACGATTCGCTCGTGCGAATCTGGCCCGACCGGACGCGAGCCGTGCCGTATCAGGTCTGGCTCGTATCGCATACCGACCTGAACCGGACGGCGCGCGTTCGGGCGGTCACCGCGGAGATCGCGGCGACGTTCGACCGTTATCGATAG
- a CDS encoding multidrug effflux MFS transporter: MSNLSLILVVSMLSAFGLIASDVYLPAMPSMAHEFSIGAWQMPQTVSAYLIALACAQLVYGPLSDRWGRKPVLTAGIVLYILGSIGCASAGGFASFLGWRVLEALGAASGLVIGRAIIADTCDKNASAKIYSIVYPLVSLSPAIAPAIGGYLAAWFGWRSDFIFVAAFGVVALALVQLRLKETRPPVAPGQHRAAPLAGFTGVLADRAFIRYTLVVCAIYCAWFVYLTQSPFIFSGLGLSERQSGWLYLPLTAGIVSANLIARRMLDRMSYDSIVVAGVGCFVAGGVAFALCESWHVKGVVAIVMPMVLVSLSNGSSLSLAVSGAIASEHGRAATASGLVGFFQIGSASLAATVSGGLLGTGSHVLATAIPFFAIVAGIAIVPRWCAARRTLSMRDTLPR; this comes from the coding sequence ATGTCCAACCTCTCACTCATCCTCGTCGTCTCCATGCTGAGCGCCTTCGGCCTGATCGCGTCCGACGTCTACCTGCCCGCGATGCCGTCGATGGCCCACGAATTTTCGATCGGCGCATGGCAGATGCCCCAGACGGTATCGGCTTACCTGATCGCGCTTGCCTGTGCGCAACTGGTCTACGGCCCCCTCTCCGATCGATGGGGGCGCAAACCCGTGCTGACGGCCGGCATCGTCCTGTACATCCTTGGCTCGATCGGCTGCGCGAGCGCCGGCGGCTTCGCGAGCTTTCTCGGATGGCGCGTGCTCGAAGCGCTCGGCGCGGCGTCCGGTCTCGTCATCGGTCGCGCGATCATCGCCGACACCTGCGACAAGAACGCATCCGCGAAGATCTACAGCATCGTGTATCCGCTCGTGTCGCTGTCTCCGGCAATCGCCCCCGCAATCGGCGGATATCTGGCTGCGTGGTTCGGGTGGCGAAGCGATTTCATTTTCGTCGCCGCATTCGGCGTCGTCGCGCTCGCGCTCGTTCAGTTGCGCCTGAAGGAAACCCGGCCGCCGGTCGCACCGGGGCAACATCGCGCCGCACCGCTGGCCGGCTTCACCGGCGTGCTCGCGGACCGGGCCTTCATCCGCTACACGCTCGTCGTCTGCGCGATCTATTGCGCGTGGTTCGTCTACCTGACGCAGTCGCCGTTCATCTTCTCCGGCCTCGGTCTTTCGGAACGGCAAAGCGGCTGGCTCTATCTGCCGCTGACCGCCGGCATCGTTTCCGCCAACCTGATTGCGCGCCGCATGCTCGACCGGATGTCCTACGACTCGATCGTCGTGGCCGGCGTGGGCTGCTTCGTTGCCGGCGGCGTGGCGTTCGCCCTGTGCGAATCGTGGCACGTCAAAGGCGTCGTCGCGATCGTGATGCCGATGGTGCTCGTCAGCCTGTCGAATGGATCGTCGCTGTCGCTCGCGGTCTCGGGCGCCATCGCGAGCGAACACGGGCGCGCGGCGACGGCGTCGGGGCTGGTCGGCTTCTTCCAGATCGGCAGTGCGTCGCTCGCCGCCACCGTGTCCGGCGGCCTGCTCGGCACCGGAAGCCACGTGCTGGCGACGGCCATCCCGTTCTTCGCGATCGTCGCGGGCATCGCGATCGTGCCGCGCTGGTGTGCCGCGCGGCGCACGCTCTCGATGCGCGACACGCTACCCCGTTGA
- a CDS encoding transcriptional initiation protein Tat, with product MSDRHARRGALKTLGLAAGTALLAAARPARAAAPETGALLPGGATHLADLTRRLAAAPRRRDFKTVPMILERPDQWDHAALAELTGYRGGPKQVWDNTELGGPWLNLMRNSLNAQIWSYRHPDFLVVSATHGSAHLALFDQAAWDKYGLAKFAGAAFPANTLLDAKPAQSKGAQNHESPDGAFSSHDNSIAALQQRGVVFLSCHNAIWELAERLDGANANPDKLPLDALAADLTNHVIPSAIVTPGAVGTLPELQQAGFTYAK from the coding sequence ATGTCCGACCGGCACGCGCGCCGAGGCGCGCTCAAGACACTCGGCCTCGCGGCCGGCACCGCGCTGCTCGCCGCCGCGCGCCCCGCTCGCGCCGCCGCGCCCGAAACTGGCGCGCTGCTGCCCGGCGGCGCCACGCACCTCGCCGACCTCACGCGCCGCCTCGCGGCCGCACCGCGGCGGCGCGACTTCAAGACGGTGCCGATGATCCTCGAACGTCCCGACCAGTGGGATCATGCGGCGCTCGCCGAACTGACCGGATACCGCGGCGGCCCGAAGCAGGTGTGGGACAACACCGAGCTCGGCGGCCCGTGGCTGAACCTGATGCGCAATTCGCTGAACGCGCAGATCTGGTCGTATCGCCATCCGGATTTCCTCGTCGTATCGGCCACGCACGGCAGCGCGCATCTCGCACTGTTCGACCAGGCCGCGTGGGACAAATACGGCCTCGCGAAATTCGCCGGCGCCGCCTTTCCGGCCAACACGCTGCTCGACGCGAAACCCGCGCAATCGAAGGGCGCACAAAACCACGAGTCGCCTGACGGCGCGTTCTCGTCGCACGACAACAGCATCGCCGCGCTGCAGCAGCGCGGCGTCGTGTTCCTGTCGTGCCACAACGCGATCTGGGAACTCGCAGAGCGGCTCGACGGCGCGAACGCGAATCCCGACAAGCTGCCGCTCGATGCGCTCGCGGCCGACCTGACCAACCACGTGATCCCGTCGGCAATCGTCACGCCGGGCGCGGTCGGCACGCTGCCCGAACTGCAGCAGGCCGGCTTCACGTACGCGAAATGA
- a CDS encoding TonB-dependent siderophore receptor, with product MPSRRTPRRVRTPRPWRSSLPALITLCVASGAHAANAEAGATASAPATPAGKELPAINVNASSTVDPTIGYQPRTSSIAGGNDRPLKEIPQSVAVVSSSVMQDQQARSLDDVLGNISGVTQTNTLGGTRDAFIKRGFGSNNDGSVLVDGVRTPVLHSYLATIDRVEVLKGPASLLYGMQDPGGVINLVTRKPEDTFGGSISASRTSHGGSNAQFDLTGPLGKPGQVAGGTLAFRLTGEYDTSGYWRSFGRERNALIAPALSWHDANTSIDVSYQYVDYTMPFDRGTVLVNGQLDDALRYRRYEEAWSQSSGIQETLRTRIEHRFSDAWRVRATYGWGRDRYDQTITRATAFNSKTGAMTRSSDANLGRNDSDQIATLGLLGNVTLAGMNHAIYIGGEYERQRSFRGDTIRGKATTGFNLYDPVYGLLAAGGTPNAKQSDSRSVVHAYSTIVQDSVKITDRLTAVGGLRWENWQQESGMGRPFVFADRSRGSVWLPQFGLAYALTPALTAYANVSRSFKPNVASNVAAPLAPEYGRVLEAGLKFSLKPAITGTLAVYQIDKRNVAVTVGDITSTIGTARSRGIELDVAGQITRHLSVIGSYAYTNATDRDSNTPLTNVARHTGSLFAVYDTAIANLPGRWRFGGGARLVGARSGDTANSFTLPGYVTVDAFAAYETTIGKFPTRFQLNVKNLLDKTYYPSSNNNLIVAVGEPRLVTLTTTVSF from the coding sequence ATGCCATCCCGTCGAACGCCCCGCCGCGTCCGGACCCCGCGTCCGTGGCGCTCGAGCCTGCCTGCCCTGATTACCCTTTGCGTCGCAAGCGGCGCGCATGCGGCCAACGCCGAAGCCGGTGCAACTGCATCGGCACCCGCAACGCCGGCCGGGAAAGAACTCCCCGCCATCAACGTCAACGCATCGTCAACCGTCGACCCGACCATCGGCTACCAGCCGCGCACCAGCAGCATCGCGGGCGGCAACGACCGTCCGTTGAAGGAGATTCCGCAATCGGTCGCGGTGGTCAGCAGCAGCGTGATGCAGGACCAGCAGGCGCGTTCGCTCGACGACGTGCTCGGCAACATCAGCGGCGTGACGCAAACCAACACGCTCGGCGGCACGCGCGACGCGTTCATCAAGCGCGGCTTCGGGTCGAACAACGACGGCTCCGTGCTGGTCGACGGCGTGCGCACGCCGGTGCTGCACAGCTATCTCGCGACGATCGACCGCGTCGAGGTGCTGAAGGGCCCCGCTTCGCTGCTGTACGGGATGCAGGATCCCGGCGGCGTGATCAACCTCGTCACGCGCAAGCCGGAAGACACGTTCGGCGGCTCGATCTCCGCATCGCGCACGAGCCACGGCGGCAGCAACGCGCAGTTCGATCTCACGGGGCCGCTCGGCAAGCCGGGCCAGGTCGCGGGCGGCACGCTCGCGTTCCGGCTCACCGGCGAATACGACACGAGCGGCTACTGGCGCAGCTTCGGCCGCGAGCGCAACGCGCTGATCGCACCCGCGCTGTCGTGGCACGACGCGAACACGTCGATCGACGTCAGCTATCAGTACGTCGACTACACGATGCCGTTCGATCGCGGCACCGTGCTCGTGAACGGCCAGCTCGACGATGCGTTGCGCTATCGCCGCTACGAAGAAGCATGGTCGCAAAGCAGCGGCATCCAGGAAACGCTGCGTACGCGCATCGAGCATCGCTTCTCCGATGCATGGCGCGTACGCGCGACCTACGGCTGGGGCCGCGACCGCTACGACCAAACCATCACGCGCGCCACCGCGTTCAACAGCAAGACCGGTGCGATGACGCGCTCGTCCGACGCAAACCTCGGACGCAACGACTCCGACCAGATCGCCACGCTCGGCCTGCTCGGCAACGTGACGCTCGCCGGGATGAACCACGCGATCTACATCGGCGGCGAATACGAACGGCAGCGCAGCTTCCGCGGCGACACGATCCGCGGCAAGGCGACGACGGGCTTCAATCTCTACGATCCCGTGTACGGCCTGCTCGCGGCGGGCGGCACGCCCAACGCGAAGCAAAGCGATTCGCGCTCGGTCGTGCATGCGTATTCGACGATCGTGCAGGACTCGGTGAAGATCACCGACCGCCTCACCGCGGTGGGCGGGCTGCGCTGGGAAAACTGGCAGCAGGAATCGGGGATGGGGCGGCCGTTCGTGTTCGCCGACCGCTCGCGCGGCAGCGTCTGGCTGCCGCAGTTCGGGCTCGCCTACGCGCTCACGCCGGCGCTGACCGCCTACGCGAACGTGAGCCGCTCGTTCAAGCCGAACGTCGCATCGAACGTCGCCGCGCCGCTCGCGCCGGAATACGGCCGCGTGCTCGAGGCCGGGCTGAAGTTCAGCCTGAAGCCCGCGATCACCGGCACGCTCGCCGTCTACCAGATCGACAAGCGCAACGTCGCGGTCACGGTCGGCGACATCACGTCGACGATCGGCACCGCGCGCTCGCGCGGGATCGAGCTCGACGTCGCCGGGCAGATCACGCGCCACCTGAGCGTGATCGGCAGCTATGCGTATACGAACGCGACCGATCGCGACAGCAACACCCCGCTCACGAACGTCGCGCGCCACACGGGCAGCCTGTTCGCCGTGTACGACACGGCCATCGCGAATCTGCCCGGCCGCTGGCGCTTCGGCGGCGGCGCGCGTCTCGTCGGCGCACGCTCCGGCGACACGGCGAACAGCTTCACGCTGCCCGGCTATGTGACCGTCGATGCCTTCGCAGCCTACGAAACGACGATCGGCAAGTTCCCGACGCGCTTCCAGCTCAACGTGAAGAATCTGCTCGACAAGACCTACTACCCGTCGAGCAACAACAACCTGATCGTCGCGGTCGGCGAGCCGCGGCTCGTCACGCTGACGACGACGGTGTCGTTCTGA